One Cohnella candidum genomic region harbors:
- a CDS encoding DsbA family protein translates to MEKAQRKKEARIQRQLAQEKKRRNMRIMVWSLSGLFVLLIAALIVFWPKPAPLSFEYDKSPLLGNADAKVKIMEFGDFKCPTCAYFSQNIMSKIKTEYIDTGKASLSFQNWTIIGPDSTTAALAGLAIYHQNNDAFWKFYDALYTNQPPESESWATVDYLVDTAKKQNLGIDYDLLRKDIENKTYADELAAQNNFAVAHNFTGTPSVLVNGKKLDDNTALNYDNLKAAIDKALKEADK, encoded by the coding sequence GTGGAAAAAGCGCAAAGAAAAAAAGAAGCCAGAATCCAGCGGCAGCTGGCGCAAGAAAAAAAACGCCGCAACATGCGGATCATGGTTTGGTCCTTATCCGGATTATTCGTCCTTTTGATCGCGGCCCTAATCGTTTTCTGGCCGAAGCCTGCACCGCTCAGTTTCGAATACGATAAATCCCCGCTGCTCGGGAACGCCGACGCCAAGGTGAAAATCATGGAATTCGGCGATTTCAAATGCCCGACGTGCGCGTACTTCAGCCAAAACATCATGTCTAAAATCAAAACGGAATACATCGATACCGGCAAAGCTTCGCTCTCTTTCCAAAACTGGACCATCATCGGCCCCGATTCCACGACGGCGGCTCTGGCGGGACTGGCCATCTACCACCAGAACAACGATGCGTTCTGGAAGTTCTACGACGCGCTGTATACGAATCAACCGCCGGAGTCCGAATCTTGGGCAACGGTCGATTATTTGGTGGACACCGCGAAAAAGCAAAATCTCGGCATCGACTACGACCTGCTCCGGAAAGACATCGAGAACAAGACGTACGCGGACGAGCTCGCCGCCCAAAACAACTTCGCGGTCGCGCATAACTTCACCGGCACGCCGTCCGTTCTCGTCAACGGGAAGAAGCTCGACGACAACACCGCCCTCAATTACGATAATCTAAAAGCCGCCATCGACAAGGCACTCAAAGAAGCCGACAAATAA
- a CDS encoding S8 family peptidase: MRNKTWIGTAGVVLAIAAGLLLFPRNHGPGRTAEPPVPQSSPLAAARESHYKELTVRQDMEATERLGRMQSIRDARQFAIRVSRSQTASAKPDQALLGYLREHPELAGAAWIAGPGGKDRTAGTAVSGMQSSGDAHWKSARSAVLGGQSYSSPAFSVNGHAYFIIGEPSPARKGQGVIALVSASAVQEVERHQRRNLRLIPFPAEGRYRTESVLPNTTKDITVRKGEDNGNASHYSVDEVVVKFRKPLQPKELLRLRKDLDLTVVRQTRQTYVFRSRKHRAEPLMEYFKKFDPVYVEPHYLYLTNELDGETDPQPIVPNDTLYSRYQWNLPQIDTEQGWNVNRGSQVIVAVVDTGVQSDHPDLQGKLVPGVNIVDSSKPPEDDVGHGTHVAGIIAAQINNHEGVAGLTWYTKIMPVKALDSSGAGSTYSVAEGVIWAADHGANVINMSLGNYAQAQFLHDAIRYANNKGVLVVAASGNDNTDRPGYPAAYPEVVAVSATDPGGGKAEYSNFGDYIDVAAPGTSIASTYPGSRYASLSGTSMASPHVAALASLIRGANPQLSNAEVANVLRSTAVDLGDKGKDKYYGYGQIDIRNALRSVGGQASSLQMYPDQVRRELESIGIR; the protein is encoded by the coding sequence GTGCGCAATAAAACATGGATCGGGACCGCCGGGGTGGTGCTCGCCATCGCCGCCGGACTGTTGCTGTTTCCCCGGAATCACGGACCCGGCAGGACCGCGGAACCGCCAGTCCCGCAAAGCTCTCCCCTCGCGGCCGCGCGCGAATCCCATTATAAGGAGCTCACCGTGCGTCAGGACATGGAGGCGACGGAACGCCTCGGACGAATGCAGAGCATCCGCGACGCCCGTCAGTTCGCCATCCGGGTCTCCCGGTCGCAAACGGCTTCCGCAAAACCGGATCAAGCGCTGCTCGGCTATCTTCGCGAACATCCCGAGCTGGCGGGAGCCGCTTGGATCGCAGGCCCGGGCGGGAAGGACCGCACGGCGGGCACGGCGGTCTCCGGCATGCAAAGCTCCGGGGACGCGCACTGGAAAAGCGCCCGGTCGGCGGTGCTCGGCGGGCAATCCTATTCCTCTCCCGCCTTCTCCGTGAACGGACACGCCTACTTCATCATCGGCGAGCCCTCTCCCGCGCGCAAGGGGCAAGGCGTCATCGCGTTGGTTTCCGCCTCCGCGGTACAGGAGGTCGAACGCCACCAACGGCGCAACCTGCGTCTGATCCCGTTTCCCGCTGAGGGCAGGTACCGTACGGAATCGGTCTTGCCGAACACGACGAAGGACATCACGGTGCGTAAAGGCGAAGATAATGGAAACGCCAGCCACTATTCCGTCGACGAAGTCGTGGTCAAATTCCGCAAGCCGCTTCAGCCGAAAGAGCTGCTCCGGCTCCGAAAGGATCTGGATTTGACCGTTGTGCGCCAAACCCGTCAAACCTATGTCTTCCGGTCCCGTAAACACCGCGCGGAACCGCTGATGGAGTATTTCAAGAAATTCGATCCGGTGTACGTAGAGCCGCATTACCTGTACTTAACCAACGAACTGGACGGGGAAACCGACCCTCAGCCCATCGTGCCGAACGATACCCTGTATTCCCGGTACCAATGGAACCTGCCCCAAATCGACACTGAGCAGGGTTGGAACGTCAATAGGGGCAGCCAAGTGATCGTCGCGGTCGTGGATACGGGGGTTCAGTCGGACCATCCGGACTTGCAGGGCAAACTGGTACCCGGCGTCAACATCGTGGATTCCTCCAAACCTCCCGAAGACGACGTCGGCCATGGCACGCACGTTGCGGGGATCATCGCGGCGCAGATCAACAACCACGAAGGCGTGGCCGGACTGACCTGGTATACGAAAATCATGCCGGTAAAGGCGCTCGACAGTTCCGGCGCGGGGTCCACTTACTCCGTGGCCGAAGGCGTCATCTGGGCGGCGGATCACGGGGCGAACGTCATCAATATGAGTTTGGGCAATTACGCCCAAGCCCAATTTCTGCACGACGCGATCCGATACGCCAACAACAAGGGAGTTCTCGTCGTGGCGGCGAGCGGCAACGACAACACCGACCGGCCGGGATATCCGGCGGCTTATCCGGAGGTAGTCGCCGTGTCGGCGACCGATCCGGGCGGCGGCAAAGCCGAGTATTCCAATTTCGGCGATTATATCGACGTCGCGGCGCCGGGAACGTCCATCGCCAGCACCTACCCGGGCAGCCGGTATGCGTCTCTCTCGGGCACCTCGATGGCCAGCCCGCATGTCGCCGCGCTGGCATCCCTGATCCGCGGAGCCAACCCGCAGCTATCGAACGCGGAAGTGGCGAACGTGCTTCGCAGCACCGCCGTCGATTTGGGCGACAAAGGAAAAGACAAGTATTACGGATACGGCCAAATCGATATTCGAAACGCGCTCCGTTCGGTCGGCGGTCAAGCGTCTTCCCTTCAGATGTATCCCGATCAGGTACGACGGGAGTTAGAGAGTATCGGCATCCGGTAA
- a CDS encoding YpuI family protein, producing MPANIKGIAETSREKLKTAILELEQFLNGHALPELVQEDSEEAKSFYSGLLSDLRHLLVFSEVAYEKLGALLRRPNLDTDQAERALYEVYHHCVNAFFYPKNECYSEDGRYAYTGQDAIRFRMKPLRAARDVVLNVSRVYEELRDDLSYYESDYLTQRRMMGQSK from the coding sequence ATGCCAGCCAATATTAAAGGAATCGCCGAGACCAGCCGGGAAAAACTGAAAACCGCCATCCTGGAACTGGAGCAATTCCTGAATGGGCACGCTTTGCCTGAGCTCGTCCAAGAGGATAGCGAAGAGGCGAAAAGCTTTTACAGCGGCCTGCTCTCCGACCTGCGCCACCTGCTCGTCTTCTCGGAAGTGGCTTACGAGAAGCTCGGCGCGCTGCTTCGCCGGCCGAATCTCGATACGGATCAAGCCGAACGCGCGCTGTACGAAGTCTATCACCATTGCGTCAACGCTTTCTTTTATCCGAAAAACGAATGCTACTCGGAAGACGGCCGTTATGCCTATACCGGCCAGGACGCGATCCGTTTCCGCATGAAGCCGCTCCGTGCCGCACGCGACGTCGTGCTGAACGTTTCCCGGGTCTACGAAGAGCTGCGCGACGATCTCTCTTATTACGAAAGCGACTACCTGACCCAGCGCCGCATGATGGGCCAGTCGAAATAA
- a CDS encoding DUF1540 domain-containing protein, whose product MPKGVACSVSNCAFWNQGNRCGADEIAVEIDEHSTVNLNEEFGEEGFRDHQDYAKASSVTCCLTFRPQFRK is encoded by the coding sequence TTGCCGAAAGGCGTCGCTTGCAGCGTCAGCAACTGTGCGTTCTGGAATCAAGGCAACCGGTGCGGAGCCGACGAGATCGCGGTGGAAATCGATGAGCATTCCACCGTCAACCTGAACGAGGAATTCGGGGAAGAAGGGTTCCGCGACCATCAGGATTACGCCAAGGCCTCTTCCGTTACCTGCTGTCTCACGTTCAGGCCTCAATTTCGAAAATAG
- a CDS encoding lytic transglycosylase domain-containing protein produces MNVTMDPRVVKQLLLSQWINNANSLDPSAQTEDGSVFGLLLNDLLGSSDSSDTGISEAASSVMTGGLPNLSYSSVLNGSALGALTADSGSSSAYDGLIAAAASKYGLDPALIKGVIQTESGFNAGAVSPAGAKGLMQLMDDTAKGLGVNDSFDPAQNIDGGARFLSYLLRKYDGNASSALAAYNAGPGRVDRLGLTTDEAIRDRLAELPEETQRYIGKVLAAARQWSRQG; encoded by the coding sequence TTGAACGTAACCATGGACCCGCGGGTCGTCAAACAGCTGCTTCTGTCCCAATGGATCAACAACGCCAATTCTCTCGATCCGTCCGCTCAGACGGAGGACGGAAGCGTATTCGGCTTGCTGCTGAATGATTTGCTCGGGTCTTCCGATTCCTCGGATACCGGCATTTCGGAGGCGGCAAGTTCCGTCATGACCGGCGGATTGCCTAATTTGTCTTATTCATCGGTTTTGAACGGCAGCGCGTTAGGGGCCTTGACCGCCGATAGCGGCAGCAGTTCGGCTTACGACGGGCTGATCGCCGCCGCGGCTTCCAAATACGGTTTGGACCCCGCGCTGATCAAAGGCGTCATTCAAACGGAATCGGGCTTTAACGCGGGGGCGGTTTCGCCGGCAGGCGCAAAGGGCTTGATGCAGCTCATGGACGATACGGCCAAGGGGCTCGGCGTCAACGATTCCTTCGACCCTGCCCAGAACATTGACGGGGGCGCCCGATTCTTGTCGTATTTGCTTCGCAAGTATGACGGTAACGCTTCTTCGGCTTTGGCTGCTTATAATGCCGGGCCCGGTCGGGTCGACCGTCTCGGTCTGACGACCGATGAGGCGATCCGCGATAGGCTGGCCGAGCTGCCGGAGGAGACGCAGCGTTACATCGGGAAGGTGCTCGCCGCCGCCCGGCAATGGAGCCGGCAAGGGTAA
- a CDS encoding cysteine desulfurase family protein, whose protein sequence is MDTLYFDHCASTPIHGRVAETVLEVMKIHFANAAALHRAGAEAMKLVDRARAGIAAGFRVKPDEVVFTSGGTESNNLALKGTIGSLARSAKHVIVSSVEHASVYRCAKQLEEQGVEVTWLPVDRYGSVRVEDVTAALRADTALVSVMHVNNETGTVQPIREIGEALARYPQVRFHVDGVQAIGKVPVRFREWGIDMYSASAHKFQGPKGVGFLLVREGLALAPLLAGGSQEAGVRGGTHNVPGIVGMAQAFRLATESMPERRERMFRLRRRLLELASTIPELVLNGYGAEEEEKTSPHVVNLSYPGMRPEVLVHMLEKHGVLVSTQSACSSKSLQPSRVLSSMGLGEDRASGSIRISFGDEHDERDIDTLGERLRMTVDKLKPLERSRG, encoded by the coding sequence ATGGATACGCTCTATTTCGACCACTGCGCCTCAACGCCGATACATGGACGGGTTGCCGAAACCGTCCTCGAGGTCATGAAAATCCACTTTGCCAACGCTGCCGCGCTGCACCGGGCGGGTGCCGAAGCCATGAAGCTCGTCGATCGCGCCCGCGCGGGAATCGCCGCCGGCTTCCGGGTGAAGCCCGACGAAGTGGTATTCACCTCCGGAGGCACGGAAAGCAACAATCTTGCGCTTAAAGGCACGATCGGGTCGCTTGCCCGTTCGGCCAAACACGTCATCGTTTCTTCCGTCGAACACGCCTCGGTTTACCGCTGCGCGAAGCAGCTCGAAGAGCAAGGCGTGGAGGTGACCTGGCTACCCGTCGACCGTTACGGAAGCGTCCGGGTCGAGGACGTGACCGCGGCGCTGAGGGCGGACACGGCGCTCGTCAGCGTCATGCACGTGAACAACGAGACCGGCACGGTTCAACCGATCCGGGAGATCGGGGAAGCGCTCGCGCGCTATCCGCAGGTCCGTTTTCACGTCGACGGCGTTCAGGCGATCGGAAAAGTGCCGGTTCGGTTCCGGGAATGGGGAATCGACATGTACAGCGCCTCCGCCCACAAATTCCAAGGGCCGAAGGGCGTCGGGTTCCTGCTCGTTCGAGAGGGCTTGGCGCTTGCGCCCTTGCTGGCCGGCGGGTCGCAGGAGGCGGGCGTCCGCGGAGGAACCCACAACGTGCCGGGCATCGTCGGCATGGCACAGGCGTTCCGGCTCGCGACGGAGTCCATGCCGGAAAGAAGGGAGCGGATGTTCCGGCTGCGGCGCAGGCTTCTGGAGCTGGCGTCGACGATACCGGAACTCGTCTTGAACGGTTACGGAGCGGAAGAAGAGGAGAAGACTTCGCCGCACGTCGTCAACCTGTCGTACCCGGGCATGAGGCCCGAGGTGCTCGTTCACATGCTGGAGAAACACGGCGTGCTCGTTTCCACCCAATCCGCCTGCTCTTCCAAAAGCCTGCAGCCCAGCCGCGTGCTGTCCTCCATGGGCTTAGGGGAAGACCGGGCGTCCGGAAGCATCCGCATCAGCTTCGGCGACGAGCATGACGAACGGGATATCGACACCCTCGGCGAGCGGCTGCGCATGACGGTGGACAAATTGAAGCCGCTGGAGAGGAGCAGGGGATGA
- the thiI gene encoding tRNA uracil 4-sulfurtransferase ThiI, with amino-acid sequence MKEDWILVRFGELTIKGRNRGRFEDMLVRQVKQALAAYPALKYTKTFGRLYIQLNGEPYEPAAERLKDVFGIVSFSRVIRCGHDLQDIRETALQAIRQVEPAPKTFKMTVRRAWKAYPHDSQEMNHLVGAHVLRNTPDLKVDVRNPDTELKVDIQPEGTYVYASVEQAAGGFPLGMNGKAMLLLSGGIDSPVAGWMAMRKGLEIEAVHFHSYPFTSEQAKEKVVTLAQRLAYYGGSIKLHLVPFTELQTKLAQTGQEHLIITLMRRSMLKIAEKLAAKRGALAIVTGDSLGQVASQTLGSMNVIGRDTSLPLLRPLVMMDKLEIIRIAEKLRTYETSILPYEDCCTLFVPKSPATNPNLGIVLKIESQLGAELERLVDEAVNGTETVVLTENSRSDAPAAAEDKWF; translated from the coding sequence ATGAAAGAGGATTGGATTTTGGTCCGCTTCGGGGAGCTGACGATCAAAGGGCGGAACCGCGGACGGTTCGAAGATATGTTAGTACGGCAAGTCAAGCAAGCGCTGGCCGCTTATCCGGCCTTAAAATACACGAAGACGTTCGGGCGCCTGTACATTCAACTGAACGGAGAACCTTATGAGCCGGCGGCCGAGCGTTTGAAGGACGTTTTCGGCATTGTGTCGTTCAGCCGGGTCATCCGCTGCGGGCATGACCTCCAGGACATCCGGGAAACGGCGCTTCAAGCGATCCGGCAGGTCGAGCCCGCGCCCAAAACGTTCAAAATGACGGTTCGGCGGGCCTGGAAAGCCTACCCGCACGACTCTCAGGAAATGAACCATCTGGTCGGCGCCCACGTGCTGCGCAATACGCCGGATCTCAAGGTGGATGTCCGGAATCCGGACACCGAGCTGAAGGTAGACATCCAACCGGAAGGCACGTACGTGTACGCGTCGGTCGAGCAGGCGGCGGGCGGCTTCCCGCTCGGCATGAACGGAAAAGCCATGCTCCTGCTGTCCGGCGGCATCGACAGTCCCGTGGCGGGCTGGATGGCGATGCGCAAAGGCTTGGAGATCGAAGCGGTCCATTTTCACAGCTACCCGTTCACCAGCGAGCAGGCGAAAGAAAAGGTCGTCACGCTGGCCCAGAGATTGGCGTATTACGGCGGTTCGATCAAGCTGCATCTCGTTCCGTTCACGGAGCTGCAGACGAAACTTGCGCAAACCGGCCAGGAACATCTGATCATTACGCTCATGCGCCGCTCGATGCTCAAAATCGCGGAAAAGCTGGCGGCAAAACGCGGCGCGCTGGCGATCGTGACCGGGGACAGCCTGGGGCAGGTCGCCAGCCAGACGCTCGGCAGCATGAACGTCATCGGCCGGGATACGTCGCTGCCGTTGCTGCGGCCGCTCGTCATGATGGACAAGCTCGAAATCATTCGAATCGCCGAGAAGCTCCGTACTTACGAAACGTCGATTTTGCCTTACGAGGACTGCTGCACGCTGTTCGTGCCGAAATCGCCGGCGACAAACCCGAACTTGGGCATCGTGCTCAAAATCGAAAGCCAGCTCGGCGCCGAACTGGAACGGCTGGTGGACGAGGCGGTAAACGGGACGGAGACGGTCGTGCTGACCGAAAACAGCCGCTCGGATGCTCCGGCGGCTGCTGAAGATAAATGGTTCTAA
- a CDS encoding TerC family protein, which translates to MDWISGFISDLGTLQFWSSLLTIVFIDLLLAGDNAIVIGLAARNLPKETQKKAILWGTAGAVGIRILATVLVVWLLEIPFLLALGGVVLVWIAYKLLVQEDQHDNIKPAATLMASIRTIIIADAAMGLDNVIAVAGAAHGSFELVVLGLLISIPIVVWGSTLFIKIIDRYKWIIYAGSGVLAYTAAKMITHEKRFADFFGDNPALAWTFQAAIVALVIVAGIWTNAVKARQVQNKSRETL; encoded by the coding sequence GTGGACTGGATTTCAGGATTCATTTCAGATTTGGGGACGCTGCAGTTTTGGTCCTCGCTGCTCACCATCGTGTTCATCGATCTGCTGCTGGCGGGAGACAACGCGATCGTGATCGGCCTTGCAGCTCGCAATTTGCCGAAGGAAACCCAGAAAAAAGCGATTCTATGGGGCACCGCCGGGGCGGTCGGCATTCGGATTCTCGCCACGGTGCTGGTCGTTTGGCTGCTCGAAATTCCTTTCCTGCTCGCGCTGGGAGGCGTGGTCCTCGTTTGGATCGCCTACAAGCTGCTTGTGCAGGAAGACCAGCATGATAACATCAAACCCGCGGCGACGCTCATGGCCTCCATTCGGACGATCATTATCGCCGACGCGGCGATGGGGCTCGACAATGTGATCGCGGTAGCCGGAGCGGCACACGGCAGCTTCGAGCTGGTCGTACTAGGCTTGCTGATCAGCATACCGATCGTCGTCTGGGGAAGCACGCTGTTCATTAAGATCATCGACCGTTACAAATGGATCATCTATGCCGGTTCCGGCGTACTTGCCTACACGGCAGCCAAGATGATTACGCACGAGAAACGCTTCGCGGACTTTTTCGGCGACAATCCGGCGCTGGCTTGGACGTTTCAAGCGGCCATCGTCGCTCTGGTCATCGTCGCGGGAATATGGACGAATGCCGTGAAGGCACGACAAGTACAAAACAAAAGCAGGGAAACGCTATAA
- a CDS encoding TerC family protein encodes MELLDRLFVFLEITLINLLLSGDNAVVIALAARRLPLPQRRKAVWWGAAAAVLLRCVLTLGAVAMLGVPFLQTAGALLLFGIALKLMLERGGHDTRTPSASSLAGAVWTIVAADFVMSLDNVLAVAAVADGDVAMLVIGIVMSIPIIIWGSSFIMRLLDRLPGLTYAGGALLAYTAGEMMLHDEGLARLIPAFAGEGQKSLPYVAAAVLLGAALVIRRTRNS; translated from the coding sequence ATGGAGCTGCTGGACCGTCTTTTCGTTTTCCTGGAGATCACGCTGATCAACTTGCTGCTGAGCGGAGACAACGCCGTCGTCATCGCGCTGGCCGCGCGCCGACTGCCTCTCCCGCAGCGCCGCAAAGCGGTATGGTGGGGCGCGGCGGCCGCCGTGTTGCTTCGCTGCGTACTTACATTAGGCGCCGTCGCGATGCTGGGCGTGCCATTCCTGCAGACGGCGGGGGCGTTGCTGCTGTTTGGAATCGCGCTCAAGCTGATGCTCGAGAGGGGCGGGCACGACACCCGGACGCCGTCCGCCTCCAGTCTTGCCGGCGCCGTATGGACGATCGTCGCCGCCGACTTCGTCATGAGCCTGGACAACGTGCTCGCGGTCGCCGCGGTGGCCGACGGGGATGTGGCGATGCTCGTCATCGGGATCGTCATGAGCATTCCGATTATCATTTGGGGGAGCTCTTTTATTATGCGACTGTTGGACCGGCTGCCCGGATTAACTTACGCGGGCGGAGCGCTCCTTGCCTATACCGCTGGGGAAATGATGCTCCACGACGAGGGGCTTGCGCGGCTCATTCCCGCCTTTGCGGGGGAAGGGCAGAAGTCGCTGCCGTACGTTGCGGCCGCCGTACTGCTGGGCGCTGCGCTCGTCATCAGACGAACCCGGAATTCATAG
- a CDS encoding AraC family transcriptional regulator, which produces MAQSELDIPFEAVRSASAGSVVYPPGGRFGPRIQQDLQLVMLYTGEMTVAIDGRELHVGPGHVALLKPGHEESFVFSKTEDTWHRWIAVHVPELASRTMEEIRRLPEFLPLTEEMNRLVDLMLNLQPQSPPDAPLLLSLGLAALHLYPSVSSMAIQREKHPAVYAALAWIRGHFHEDVSLADIAAGSGVSPEHLVRLFKRFERTTPVSYLWRCRVERAVELLTNTGLSVSEIAHRCGFKTSHHLARLIKRGTGRTATEIRRWSWSGFRKS; this is translated from the coding sequence ATGGCGCAAAGTGAGTTGGACATTCCGTTCGAGGCGGTTCGCAGCGCTTCCGCCGGTTCGGTCGTGTATCCTCCGGGAGGCCGGTTCGGCCCCCGCATCCAGCAAGACCTGCAGCTCGTCATGCTCTATACGGGCGAAATGACGGTGGCGATAGACGGGCGCGAGCTTCATGTCGGCCCCGGGCATGTCGCATTGCTGAAGCCGGGACACGAGGAATCGTTCGTCTTTTCGAAAACGGAGGATACCTGGCACCGATGGATCGCCGTCCACGTCCCGGAGCTCGCCTCCCGCACGATGGAAGAGATCCGAAGGCTGCCGGAGTTTCTGCCGTTGACCGAAGAAATGAACCGGCTCGTCGATCTCATGTTGAACCTGCAGCCTCAATCGCCGCCGGACGCCCCGTTGCTGCTTAGCTTGGGCTTGGCCGCCTTGCATCTGTATCCGTCGGTGTCCTCCATGGCCATTCAACGGGAAAAGCATCCCGCCGTATATGCCGCGCTCGCCTGGATCCGCGGCCATTTCCACGAAGACGTGTCGCTTGCCGATATCGCCGCGGGGTCCGGCGTCTCCCCGGAACACCTGGTTCGCCTGTTCAAGCGGTTCGAGCGGACGACTCCCGTTTCCTATCTGTGGCGTTGCAGGGTCGAACGGGCGGTCGAGCTCCTCACCAATACCGGCCTGAGCGTGTCGGAAATCGCCCACCGCTGCGGGTTTAAAACCTCGCACCACCTGGCCCGCCTGATCAAGCGGGGTACGGGCAGGACCGCTACGGAAATCCGCCGGTGGTCGTGGAGCGGATTCCGGAAATCGTAA
- a CDS encoding phytanoyl-CoA dioxygenase family protein, whose protein sequence is MHNVTYTKPLTPLTQEQIDFFREQGYLLFKKGMSADLIDAFNGHIYDIRNQDQMPEWAAVDPAKRFSLRLFNPHQNDSFSRQLMKNAIVRGALAQLMGMEAVCVQSMYFYKEPGSPGQAAHQDYYYIKNDPMTMIAAWTAMEESVDEENGCLWVMPGTHKLGLLPHGAVKNIEEHEPWTEETEGVDTTRQIPVVMEKGDILFFSELLIHSSNKNRSRDRWRRSYVCHYIREDSNVLHREDLRQKYPLY, encoded by the coding sequence ATGCACAACGTTACGTACACGAAGCCGCTGACTCCGCTCACGCAGGAGCAAATCGATTTTTTCCGGGAACAGGGATACTTGCTGTTCAAGAAGGGAATGTCGGCTGACCTGATCGATGCCTTTAACGGACACATTTACGATATCCGCAACCAGGATCAGATGCCCGAATGGGCGGCGGTCGATCCCGCCAAACGGTTTTCGCTGCGGCTGTTTAACCCCCACCAGAACGACAGCTTCTCGCGGCAGCTGATGAAGAACGCGATCGTGCGGGGCGCGCTGGCGCAATTGATGGGCATGGAGGCCGTGTGCGTCCAAAGCATGTACTTCTACAAGGAGCCGGGTTCACCGGGCCAGGCGGCGCATCAGGACTACTACTATATCAAAAACGATCCGATGACGATGATTGCCGCGTGGACCGCGATGGAGGAGTCGGTCGACGAGGAGAACGGCTGCCTTTGGGTCATGCCGGGCACGCATAAGCTGGGCTTGCTGCCCCACGGAGCGGTGAAAAACATCGAGGAGCACGAGCCTTGGACGGAAGAGACGGAAGGCGTCGATACGACCCGCCAAATTCCCGTCGTCATGGAGAAGGGGGACATCCTGTTTTTCAGCGAGCTGCTTATCCACTCTTCCAATAAAAACCGGAGTCGGGACCGCTGGCGCCGCTCCTATGTCTGCCATTACATCCGGGAGGACTCGAACGTGCTGCACCGGGAAGATCTCCGGCAGAAATACCCGCTGTACTGA